From a single Brassica napus cultivar Da-Ae chromosome C9, Da-Ae, whole genome shotgun sequence genomic region:
- the LOC106364483 gene encoding putative cysteine-rich receptor-like protein kinase 39 isoform X1 translates to MVKYFSLIIVLASSLLLVLQDLEQVHALGCSGIFLNGNSSYFQNRQSLFSTLASKVVANGGFYNASLGKNPNRVHALVLCARGYEQQACISCVEKVTQEIQTSCPNRMNSFHWDNGDGDHVSCLVRTSNQSTFKNFQLVPAAIYPSPLTIEPSKDMTLFSKQWEATVNRTVQAATEAKNISVLQYYSAVEAEFTEFPNVYMLMQCTPDITSQDCKICLEKSGTYFKKQFWGRQGGEVSRPSGVFRWDLYAFHGAFDNITRVPVLPGGQGQAQPPSKDSSIKGNKVGTAEYSDGQLMLRFDLGMILMATNDFSSDNTLGQGGFGTVYKGILPNGQEIAVKRLTKGSGQGDMEFKNEVSLLTRLQHRNLVKLLGFCNEGDEEVLVYEFVPNSSLDHFIFDEEKRSFLTWEVRCKIIEGIARGFLYLHEDSQLKIIHRDLKASNILLDAEMNPKVADFGTARLFNTDETRAETRRIAGTRGYMAPEYVNHGQISAKSDVYSFGVMLLEIISGERNKSFEGEGIAAFAWKRWVEGRPEIIIDPFLVENPSNEIIKLIQIGLLCVQENASKRPTMSSVIVWLGSETIKVPLPKAPAFTSKQSQSEDGIMSISNVCTELSSR, encoded by the exons ATggtgaaatatttttctttgattATCGTCCTcgcctcttctcttcttcttgtccTTCAAGACCTCGAACAAGTTCACGCCCTTGGGTGTTCTGGAATATTCTTAAACGGTAACAGCAGCTACTTTCAGAATCGTCAAAGTCTCTTCTCTACTCTTGCTTCAAAAGTAGTCGCCAACGGTGGATTCTACAACGCCTCACTCGGCAAGAATCCCAACAGAGTTCACGCTCTTGTCCTCTGCGCAAGAGGCTATGAGCAACAAGCTTGTATCAGTTGTGTCGAAAAAGTGACTCAAGAGATACAAACGAGTTGCCCGAACCGAATGAATTCGTTCCATTGGGACAATGGCGATGGAGACCATGTTTCTTGTCTTGTACGTACCTCAAACCAGTCAACTTTCAAGAACTTCCAGCTTGTACCTGCTGCCATATACCCAAGTCCACTTACTATCGAGCCATCCAAGGACATGACCCTTTTCAGTAAACAGTGGGAAGCAACGGTTAACCGGACAGTCCAGGCTGCCACGGAAGCTAAAAATATATCCGTACTTCAGTACTATAGTGCTGTAGAAGCCGAGTTCACGGAGTTTCCAAATGTATACATGCTGATGCAATGCACGCCTGACATAACTTCTCAAGACTGCAAGATATGTTTGGAAAAAAGCGggacatattttaaaaaacagttttgGGGAAGACAAGGCGGCGAGGTTAGTCGTCCGAGCGGTGTTTTCAGGTGGGATCTATATGCTTTCCATGGTGCTTTTGATAATATAACAAGAGTTCCTGTACTTCCTGGAGGTCAAGGTCAGGCTCAGCCACCTTCAAAGGACAGTTCTATAAAAGGCAATAAAG ttggtACTGCAGAGTACTCTGATGGTCAACTTATGTTACGGTTTGATCTGGGAATGATCTTAATGGCAACCAATGACTTCTCGTCTGATAATACGCTTGGCCAAGGTGGATTTGGTACGGTCTATAAG GGGATATTGCCAAATGGCCAAGAGATAGCTGTGAAGAGATTAACAAAAGGTTCAGGGCAAGGAGACATGGAGTTTAAGAATGAGGTTTCACTCTTGACAAGACTCCAACATAGGAATCTGGTTAAGCTTCTTGGGTTCTGTAATGAAGGGGACGAGGAGGTTCTTGTCTATGAGTTTGTCCCCAACTCAAGTCTTGATCACTTTATCTTTG ATGAAGAGAAGCGTTCGTTTCTTACATGGGAGGTGAGGTGCAAAATTATAGAAGGCATTGCTAGAGGCTTTCTTTATCTCCATGAAGACTCTCAGCTGAAGATTATTCATAGAGACTTGAAGGCAAGCAACATCCTTTTAGATGCTGAGATGAACCCTAAAGTTGCAGACTTTGGGACAGCTAGATTGTTCAACACTGACGAGACTCGAGCTGAAACAAGACGAATAGCTGGTACCCG TGGATATATGGCTCCTGAATACGTTAATCATGGGCAAATCTCAGCTAAATCTGATGTATATAGCTTTGGTGTTATGCTTCTAGAGATAATAAGTGGTGAAAGAAACAAGAGCTTTGAAGGAGAAGGAATTGCAGCTTTT GCATGGAAGAGATGGGTTGAAGGAAGGCCTGAAATCATAATTGATCCTTTCTTGGTAGAGAATCCGAGTAACGAGATCATTAAGTTGATCCAGATTGGTTTATTGTGTGTCCAAGAAAATGCATCAAAGAGACCAACAATGAGCTCTGTAATAGTTTGGCTTGGCAGTGAGACAATTAAAGTTCCTTTACCTAAGGCTCCTGCTTTCACAAGTAAACAATCCCAATCTGAAGATGGGATAATGTCAATCAGCAATGTCTGCACGGAGTTGAGTTCTCGTtga
- the LOC106364483 gene encoding putative cysteine-rich receptor-like protein kinase 39 isoform X2, which produces MVKYFSLIIVLASSLLLVLQDLEQVHALGCSGIFLNGNSSYFQNRQSLFSTLASKVVANGGFYNASLGKNPNRVHALVLCARGYEQQACISCVEKVTQEIQTSCPNRMNSFHWDNGDGDHVSCLVRTSNQSTFKNFQLVPAAIYPSPLTIEPSKDMTLFSKQWEATVNRTVQAATEAKNISVLQYYSAVEAEFTEFPNVYMLMQCTPDITSQDCKICLEKSGTYFKKQFWGRQGGEVSRPSGVFRWDLYAFHGAFDNITRVPVLPGGQGQAQPPSKDSSIKGNKERSIGNGGIISIVVPALINILVFIGLIKLYTRRRQFKNKNVGTAEYSDGQLMLRFDLGMILMATNDFSSDNTLGQGGFGTVYKGILPNGQEIAVKRLTKGSGQGDMEFKNEVSLLTRLQHRNLVKLLGFCNEGDEEVLVYEFVPNSSLDHFIFDEEKRSFLTWEVRCKIIEGIARGFLYLHEDSQLKIIHRDLKASNILLDAEMNPKVADFGTARLFNTDETRAETRRIAGTRGYMAPEYVNHGQISAKSDVYSFGVMLLEIISGERNKSFEGEGIAAFAWKRWVEGRPEIIIDPFLVENPSNEIIKLIQIGLLCVQENASKRPTMSSVIVWLGSETIKVPLPKAPAFTSKQSQSEDGIMSISNVCTELSSR; this is translated from the exons ATggtgaaatatttttctttgattATCGTCCTcgcctcttctcttcttcttgtccTTCAAGACCTCGAACAAGTTCACGCCCTTGGGTGTTCTGGAATATTCTTAAACGGTAACAGCAGCTACTTTCAGAATCGTCAAAGTCTCTTCTCTACTCTTGCTTCAAAAGTAGTCGCCAACGGTGGATTCTACAACGCCTCACTCGGCAAGAATCCCAACAGAGTTCACGCTCTTGTCCTCTGCGCAAGAGGCTATGAGCAACAAGCTTGTATCAGTTGTGTCGAAAAAGTGACTCAAGAGATACAAACGAGTTGCCCGAACCGAATGAATTCGTTCCATTGGGACAATGGCGATGGAGACCATGTTTCTTGTCTTGTACGTACCTCAAACCAGTCAACTTTCAAGAACTTCCAGCTTGTACCTGCTGCCATATACCCAAGTCCACTTACTATCGAGCCATCCAAGGACATGACCCTTTTCAGTAAACAGTGGGAAGCAACGGTTAACCGGACAGTCCAGGCTGCCACGGAAGCTAAAAATATATCCGTACTTCAGTACTATAGTGCTGTAGAAGCCGAGTTCACGGAGTTTCCAAATGTATACATGCTGATGCAATGCACGCCTGACATAACTTCTCAAGACTGCAAGATATGTTTGGAAAAAAGCGggacatattttaaaaaacagttttgGGGAAGACAAGGCGGCGAGGTTAGTCGTCCGAGCGGTGTTTTCAGGTGGGATCTATATGCTTTCCATGGTGCTTTTGATAATATAACAAGAGTTCCTGTACTTCCTGGAGGTCAAGGTCAGGCTCAGCCACCTTCAAAGGACAGTTCTATAAAAGGCAATAAAG AAAGAAGCATTGGGAATGGTGGAATTATCTCGATAGTTGTTCCTGCTTTGATTAACATTTTAGTGTTTATTGGACTCATCAAACTCTATACTCGGAGGAGacaattcaaaaacaaaaatg ttggtACTGCAGAGTACTCTGATGGTCAACTTATGTTACGGTTTGATCTGGGAATGATCTTAATGGCAACCAATGACTTCTCGTCTGATAATACGCTTGGCCAAGGTGGATTTGGTACGGTCTATAAG GGGATATTGCCAAATGGCCAAGAGATAGCTGTGAAGAGATTAACAAAAGGTTCAGGGCAAGGAGACATGGAGTTTAAGAATGAGGTTTCACTCTTGACAAGACTCCAACATAGGAATCTGGTTAAGCTTCTTGGGTTCTGTAATGAAGGGGACGAGGAGGTTCTTGTCTATGAGTTTGTCCCCAACTCAAGTCTTGATCACTTTATCTTTG ATGAAGAGAAGCGTTCGTTTCTTACATGGGAGGTGAGGTGCAAAATTATAGAAGGCATTGCTAGAGGCTTTCTTTATCTCCATGAAGACTCTCAGCTGAAGATTATTCATAGAGACTTGAAGGCAAGCAACATCCTTTTAGATGCTGAGATGAACCCTAAAGTTGCAGACTTTGGGACAGCTAGATTGTTCAACACTGACGAGACTCGAGCTGAAACAAGACGAATAGCTGGTACCCG TGGATATATGGCTCCTGAATACGTTAATCATGGGCAAATCTCAGCTAAATCTGATGTATATAGCTTTGGTGTTATGCTTCTAGAGATAATAAGTGGTGAAAGAAACAAGAGCTTTGAAGGAGAAGGAATTGCAGCTTTT GCATGGAAGAGATGGGTTGAAGGAAGGCCTGAAATCATAATTGATCCTTTCTTGGTAGAGAATCCGAGTAACGAGATCATTAAGTTGATCCAGATTGGTTTATTGTGTGTCCAAGAAAATGCATCAAAGAGACCAACAATGAGCTCTGTAATAGTTTGGCTTGGCAGTGAGACAATTAAAGTTCCTTTACCTAAGGCTCCTGCTTTCACAAGTAAACAATCCCAATCTGAAGATGGGATAATGTCAATCAGCAATGTCTGCACGGAGTTGAGTTCTCGTtga